Part of the Bacillus andreraoultii genome is shown below.
ACGCAATGCATTTCGACCAAATACGGTTAAAGAATTGCTCGATGCTTTTACAATTGCACGTGACGACTCTAAAATTGGAGTCATTATTTTAACAGGTGCTGGAGATCAAGCGTTCTGTTCCGGTGGAGACCAGAAAGTACGAGGTGACGGTGGATATGTTGGCGATGATAACATCCCTCGTTTAAATGTTTTAGATTTACAACGTTTAATACGTGTTATTCCAAAACCAGTTATCGCTATGGTAGCAGGTTATGCAATTGGTGGGGGACATGTATTACATATTGTCTGTGATTTAACAATTGCTGCTGACAATGCAATTTTTGGACAAACAGGCCCAAAAGTAGGTAGTTTCGATGGTGGGTATGGTGCTGGCTATTTAGCTCGTATTGTTGGTCATAAAAAAGCGCGTGAAATTTGGTACCTATGTCGTCAGTACAATGCTCAGGAAGCGCTTGAAATGGGGCTAGTTAACAAAGTAGTTCCATTAGATCAATTGGAAGATGAAACAGTTAAGTGGTGTGAAGAAATACTAGAAAAAAGCCCAACTGCTATCCGTTTCTTAAAAGCTGCATTCAATGCTGATTCTGATGGTATCGCAGGAATTCAACAGTTGGCAGGGGATGCTACATTATTATTCTATACAACGGATGAAGCGAAAGAAGGAAGAGATGCATTTAAGGAAAAACGGAAACCAGATTTTGATCAGTTCCCAAGATTTCCTTGATTGTAAGAGGGAGTGGAGTCATAAAAATATGGCCCCTCCTTTTTTAACAAAGGAGACTTTTAAAGTAAGGTGAAAAGATGAATGCTATGTTAACGATACCGAATTGGTTAATGAAAAGAGTCCAATTAACGCCAAATCGACTTGCTCTCCATTTTAATGATGAAAAAATTAGTTTTAATGAGCTATACTTGAGGGTCACAAGCACTGCAGAACGTTTATACCATGGAGGAATTCGTAAAGGTGATCGTGTTGCTGTCCTATTAAATAATCATGTAGAGATGGTTGTTATTTTGCATGCATTACAATTAATTGGTAGTACAGCTGTTTTACTAAATACTCGCTTGCAATCTGAAGAATTACTCTATCAATTACAAGATAGTCATTCTTCATTTTTAATTAGTGAAGAAAAATTAGCCGAACAGTGGAAACCAATGATTGGAAATTTACAAGACTACATGATTATAGAAAACTTACCGTATATGGAAAAGACATCTTTTCCTTATGTAACAGAATTCGATTTACAAGATATTTGTACAATGATGTATACATCAGGAACTACTGGGCGGCCAAAAGGTGTGTTGCAAACGTATGGAAATCATTGGTCAAGTGCGATGGGTTCGGTACTAAATTTAGGTCTGCAAGAAAATGATGCATGGCTTACAGCAGTTCCGTTGTTTCATATTAGTGGTTTTTCTACATTAATTCGTAGTGCTTTATATGGCATACCCGTTATTTTATATGAGAAATTTGATGAAAGAATAATCAATGAAGCATTAATTGAAGGAAAAGCTACGATTATATCAGTCGTAAGTACAATGGTTCAACGGATGATGAATGCGTTGGGGGAACAACTATACCATCCATCTTTTCGGTGTATGCTTATCGGAGGTGGACCTGTACCATTAAGTCTTCTTGAAACATGTAAAAACAAACAAATCCCGGTATTTCAAACGTACGGATTAACCGAAACATCTTCACAAATTGTTACATTAGCTCCAGAAGATAGTATTCGTAAATTAGGATCTGCTGGAAAACCACTTTTTTATAGTCAAATTCGAATTGAAAAGGATGGAAAAATTTCTGAGCCTAATCAAGTTGGGGAAATTGCTGTGAAGGGACCCAATGTGACAATTGGTTATTATAATCGAGAAGAAGCGAATAAGAAGAGTTTTACATCAGATGGTTGGTTTTATACGGGTGATATTGGTTATTTAGATGAGGAAGGATTTCTATTCGTTTTAGATCGACGCTCAGATTTAATCATATCTGGTGGGGAAAATATTTATCCTTCAGAAATAGAAAATGTAATTGGATCACACTCGAAAATTAAAGAAGTAAGTGTTGTAGGAATGAATGATTCTCTTTGGGGTCAAGTACCCGTCGCGTTTTATGTAGTAAAAGATGGAGAGAATGTATCAGATCAAGAACTTGAACAATTTTGTAGGCTACATTTAGCTAATTACAAAGTTCCAAAGAAATGGATGCCAATTGAGGAACTGCCGAAAAATGCTTCAAACAAAATATTACGGAGAGTTTTAAAAGAACAGTTAGAAGATTAAAGGGACTCAACGTATTTTCAGATGAGTCCCTTCTTTTTAGCAACACTAATTTAATGCCTTTTCTAATGTTTTTATATTTTTCTCCATTAAAGAAAAATAATCTTCTCCATTTTTTATATCCTTTTCAGTAAGGACAGATAAATTATGAATCGGCAAGGTGGAACTTTTTGTTTCTTCTTGAATCACTTTTACGAGTTTATTATTCACATTTTGCTCTACAAGGATATATTGTAAATGGTTCTTTTTAATTTCATCAACAATTTCCATTAGTTGCTTTTGTGACGGCTCTTGTGAGGTGGAAATTCCGGAAATATGAAGTTGTTCAATTCCATATCGTTCTTCCCAATAACCATATGCTGCATGGGATACGATAAACTTCTTGAATTTTGCATTTTTGACAACGTTTAAAAATTGCTCATGTAAATCTTGTAATTTTGCCTCTAATTCCTTAAAGTTTTTTTCAAATGTTTCTTTCTGCTCAGGCATTTCACTAATTAAATTTTGTTTAATAATATTCGCAAGTTGAATAGAATAGAGAGGATCAA
Proteins encoded:
- a CDS encoding o-succinylbenzoate--CoA ligase; its protein translation is MNAMLTIPNWLMKRVQLTPNRLALHFNDEKISFNELYLRVTSTAERLYHGGIRKGDRVAVLLNNHVEMVVILHALQLIGSTAVLLNTRLQSEELLYQLQDSHSSFLISEEKLAEQWKPMIGNLQDYMIIENLPYMEKTSFPYVTEFDLQDICTMMYTSGTTGRPKGVLQTYGNHWSSAMGSVLNLGLQENDAWLTAVPLFHISGFSTLIRSALYGIPVILYEKFDERIINEALIEGKATIISVVSTMVQRMMNALGEQLYHPSFRCMLIGGGPVPLSLLETCKNKQIPVFQTYGLTETSSQIVTLAPEDSIRKLGSAGKPLFYSQIRIEKDGKISEPNQVGEIAVKGPNVTIGYYNREEANKKSFTSDGWFYTGDIGYLDEEGFLFVLDRRSDLIISGGENIYPSEIENVIGSHSKIKEVSVVGMNDSLWGQVPVAFYVVKDGENVSDQELEQFCRLHLANYKVPKKWMPIEELPKNASNKILRRVLKEQLED
- a CDS encoding metal ABC transporter solute-binding protein, Zn/Mn family, translated to MSKKLLSFILLTLLLSTILSGCGEKENTQVKDNNNNSLIVYTTVYPLADFTKKIGGDYVQVKSIYPPGIDEHSYEPKQKEIIQMANADLFFAIGYNLEGFIKKAEPILKSEGVKVVSVGEQIDLKSNHADKEEATHEEDEDGHNHGSIDPHIWIDPLYSIQLANIIKQNLISEMPEQKETFEKNFKELEAKLQDLHEQFLNVVKNAKFKKFIVSHAAYGYWEERYGIEQLHISGISTSQEPSQKQLMEIVDEIKKNHLQYILVEQNVNNKLVKVIQEETKSSTLPIHNLSVLTEKDIKNGEDYFSLMEKNIKTLEKALN
- the menB gene encoding 1,4-dihydroxy-2-naphthoyl-CoA synthase; protein product: MVREWIREREYEDIIYETYNGIAKITINRPEVRNAFRPNTVKELLDAFTIARDDSKIGVIILTGAGDQAFCSGGDQKVRGDGGYVGDDNIPRLNVLDLQRLIRVIPKPVIAMVAGYAIGGGHVLHIVCDLTIAADNAIFGQTGPKVGSFDGGYGAGYLARIVGHKKAREIWYLCRQYNAQEALEMGLVNKVVPLDQLEDETVKWCEEILEKSPTAIRFLKAAFNADSDGIAGIQQLAGDATLLFYTTDEAKEGRDAFKEKRKPDFDQFPRFP